The following are from one region of the Hemiscyllium ocellatum isolate sHemOce1 chromosome 26, sHemOce1.pat.X.cur, whole genome shotgun sequence genome:
- the csrp1a gene encoding cysteine and glycine-rich protein 1a isoform X2, protein MPNLGGGNKCGVCQKTVYFAEEVQCDGRYFHKSCFRCMACKKNLDSTTLTVHAEEIYCKSCYGKKYGPKGYGYGQGAGTLSMDTGASVGLKPVQAATHCPTTNVNESKFAQKFGGSDKCPRCGQSVYAAEKVIGAGKVMFSGLAQKVLPLCKMWEEPGVYNTG, encoded by the exons ATGCCAAACTTGGGTGGTGGAAATAAATGTGGCGTCTGCCAGAAGACTGTGTACTTTGCTGAGGAGGTGCAGTGTGATGGGAGGTACTTTCACAAGTCCTGTTTCCGGTGCA TGGCATGTAAGAAGAATCTCGACAGCACTACATTAACTGTGCATGCAGAAGAAATCTATTGTAAAAGCTGCTATGGAAAAAAGTATGGACCCAAAGGCTATGGTTACGGCCAGGGTGCCGGTACTCTGAGCATGGATACTGGAGCAAGTGTGGGATTAAAACCTGTGCA AGCTGCGACTCACTGCCCCACAACTAATGTCAATGAATCCAAATTTGCTCAGAAGTTTGGTGGTTCAGATAAGTGCCCTAGATGTGGACAGTCAGTTTATGCTGCTGAGAAAGTTATTGGAGCTGGCAAGGTAATGTTTTCTG GCTTGGCACAAAAAGTGCTTCCGCTGTGCAAAATGTGGGAAGAGCCTGGAGTCTACAACACTGGCTGA